From a single Sorghum bicolor cultivar BTx623 chromosome 5, Sorghum_bicolor_NCBIv3, whole genome shotgun sequence genomic region:
- the LOC8079751 gene encoding senescence-specific cysteine protease SAG39, with amino-acid sequence MASYIANNKPLITAAVALLTVLAIANCIGCAVAARDLSSSTGYGEEAMTARHEKWMVEHGRTYKDEAEKARRFQVFKANAAFVDTSNAAAGGKKYHLAINRFADMTHDEFMARYTGFKPLPATGKKMPGFKYANVTLSSEDQQAVDWRKKGAVTDVKNQQKCGCCWAFSAVAAIEGMHQINTGELVSLSEQQLVDCSTNGNNNGCGGGTMEDAFQYVIGNNGIATEAAYPYTAMQGMCQNVQPAVAVRSYQQVPRDDEDALAAAVAGQPVSVAVDANNFQFYKGGVMTADSCGTNLNHAVTAVGYGTAEDGTPYWLLKNQWGSTWGEEGYLRLQRGVGACGVAKDASYPVA; translated from the exons ATGGCGTCCTACATTGCCAACAACAAGCCTCTGATCACAGCGGCAGTAGCCCTGCTCACAGTCCTAGCCATTGCCAACTGCATCGGCTGTGCCGTCGCTGCCAGGGATCTGTCCAGCAGCACCGGCTATGGCGAGGAGGCAATGACGGCGAGGCATGAGAAATGGATGGTGGAGCACGGCCGCACCTACAAGGATGAGGCTGAGAAGGCACGCCGGTTCCAGGTATTCAAGGCGAACGCCGCCTTTGTTGACACGTCCAATGCCGCCGCAGGCGGCAAGAAGTACCACCTGGCCATCAACCGGTTCGCCGACATGACTCACGACGAGTTCATGGCGAGGTACACCGGGTTCAAGCCTTTGCCGGCCACGGGCAAGAAGATGCCTGGTTTTAAGTACGCGAATGTTACACTGTCGTCAGAGGACCAGCAGGCGGTTGACTGGAGGAAGAAAGGTGCCGTCACCGATGTCAAGAACCAGCAGAAATGCG GTTGTTGCTGGGCGTTCTCGGCGGTGGCGGCCATCGAGGGTATGCACCAGATCAACACCGGCGAGCTAGTATCGCTGTCAGAGCAGCAACTGGTGGATTGCTCCACCAACGGGAACAACaacggctgcggcggcggcaccaTGGAGGACGCCTTCCAGTACGTCATCGGCAACAACGGCATCGCCACCGAGGCCGCCTACCCGTACACCGCCATGCAGGGCATGTGCCAGAACGTCCAGCCGGCGGTCGCCGTCAGAAGCTACCAGCAAGTGCCCAGAGACGACGAGGACGCGCTCGCCGCGGCTGTCGCCGGCCAGCCCGTGTCCGTGGCCGTCGACGCCAATAACTTCCAGTTCTACAAAGGCGGCGTCATGACCGCGGACAGCTGCGGCACCAATTTGAACCACGCGGTGACGGCGGTTGGGTACGGCACGGCGGAGGATGGCACCCCGTACTGGCTGCTCAAGAACCAGTGGGGGAGCACCTGGGGAGAGGAAGGGTACCTCAGGCTTCAGAGGGGTGTTGGCGCCTGTGGTGTCGCCAAGGACGCCTCCTATCCCGTTGCATGA